In the Rhizobium sp. SSA_523 genome, CGATGGCCCGCGACAGCAGGAGGATGAGCGCCACCGCAATCAGGCCGGCCACGCCACCGCCGATGATCAGCGTCCACAGGACGACCGCATGCGCCCGCTCCTGCTCGCCCACTTTGGCCGCCGTCAGACCGGCCAGATCCGCCTTCAGCTTGTCGGCGGCGGCGTTGAACCGGCTCATCTGCGGCGATTGATCCGTGGTGGCGGCAAACACAGCGGCAACCGCTCCCGCATCGGCGGCCGTTTCGCGCGCCTTCATCTGCGGCTCGACGACGCTCGACAGATAGGCCTGCGACGCCGCCTTCAGCTCCGTCAGCGTCGCTGCGATGGCCGGCTCATGGCTTGCCTGTCCCAGCGCCATTTCCAGCGCCGCGGCCGTTTCCTTCTGCTTCTCGTAGACGGCAGCTTTCAGCCCCGCATTGCCGGACAACAGGTAGCCGCGTTCGTTCAGCACAAGCTCAAGCTGGGCCTCCGTTGCGGCTGCGCTCGCCTCCTGGATCTTCTGGGCCAAAGCCAGGCCGCGCGAGGCATCGGCAGAGCGCCAGGCCTGCAGATAGACCACTGCGGAGGCCATGAGGCAGACGGACATCAGCGCCAGGAACGTGCTGATCAGCTTCTTGTTGAGGGACAGGTTCTTCAGGGACATTGTGCACCGGATTGACGAAAAACGGTCGTTTTAACGATCGCTCATCAAAACCGCAGGGACGTTAATTTACCGTTGCCGCCCGGTCGAAAGACAGGGGCTTTCATCATGTATTCTTGTCGGACAAGATAGTGTAGCCAATGTCACATTTGATGATCGTCAAATAAAAGCGCGGATCGACGATGCTATTGGAGGCACGGTCCCGGCCCATGCGATGCCAGAGCGGGGAAGGTTCGGCCGGCGACGCCGCATCCGGCGCCATTTCCCGCTTTTCTCTTGCACTTCCTCGAAAGGCCCGGCATTGACGGGCAATGAAACCAACATCTCCCGAAGACACGTCCACAGGTCCCGCCGAACGGCTGGACCAGCTGCTGCTGCGCCGCGGGCTTTTCCCCACCCGCTCGCGGGCGCGCGATGCGATCATGCGCGGCACTGTGCGTATCGATGGCAAGCCCGTCGTCAAGCCCGGCCAGGTCGTTTCGGCCGGAGCCGTCGTGGCAATCGACGATCCGGCACAGGCCTATGTCTCGCGTGCCGCGCTGAAGCTCGTGGCCGCGCTCGATCATTTCGACATCAAGCCCGAGGGACGGACCTGTCTCGATATCGGCGCCTCGACAGGCGGCTTTACCCAGGTGCTGCTGGAACGCGGGGCTGCCCGTGTCTTCGCCGTGGATGTCGGTCATGGGCAATTGCATGACCTGCTGGGACGGGATCCGCGTGTCGTGAAACGCGAGGGTCTGAACGCCCGCCACCTCACGGCCGATGACCTCTTTGATCAGACGGACGGATCCGACGCCGCGCAAGGGGCGCAAGGGGCGCACGAAACACAGGGAACACAGGGGGCGATGCCGATCACGCTCGTCGTCTCCGATGTCTCCTTCATCTCGCTCAGACTGGCGCTGCCGCCGGCCCTTGCGCTTGCCGAGGACGGCGCTTTCTGCGTGCTTCTGGTCAAGCCGCAATTCGAGGCGGGACGCGAGGCCATCGGCAAAGGCGGCATGCTGCGCGATCCGTCCAGCGCCCCGCAGGTCGCCGAGGGGCTGGAGCAATGGCTGCAGGCGGAGATGGGCTGGCAAAGCCTTGGCCTGATCCCCTCGCCGATTGCCGGCGGCGACGGCAACCAGGAATTTCTGCTCGCCGGGCGAAAGCCGGTGCGCGCGGATCCGCAACCGGATCATGATTCAGATCTTTGACAGAAAGAGGCCTGACATCATCATGATCTGCGCTCAATCCAGGACTGCTTGATGAGTACCGAGACTGTTTCGATCGCGAGCCTTGGCGCAAAGGGGGACGGTGTGGCCCATACCGCCGAAGGTCCCGTCTTCGTGCCCTATACCCTGCCGGGCGAAACGGTCGCCATCGCAAGGGTCAGGAGCCAGGGCATGCTGATCTCGCTTGCCCGGCCGTCGCCGGATCGG is a window encoding:
- a CDS encoding TlyA family RNA methyltransferase encodes the protein MKPTSPEDTSTGPAERLDQLLLRRGLFPTRSRARDAIMRGTVRIDGKPVVKPGQVVSAGAVVAIDDPAQAYVSRAALKLVAALDHFDIKPEGRTCLDIGASTGGFTQVLLERGAARVFAVDVGHGQLHDLLGRDPRVVKREGLNARHLTADDLFDQTDGSDAAQGAQGAHETQGTQGAMPITLVVSDVSFISLRLALPPALALAEDGAFCVLLVKPQFEAGREAIGKGGMLRDPSSAPQVAEGLEQWLQAEMGWQSLGLIPSPIAGGDGNQEFLLAGRKPVRADPQPDHDSDL